The sequence below is a genomic window from Gadus morhua chromosome 12, gadMor3.0, whole genome shotgun sequence.
caagaatccccccccccccccaccaccaccacccacccgcAGGCAGAAAGGATTATCAGGACATAACGGCGTATCCTGTTTCAATTGACCAGGCATTAGGGAGGTGAACACAATGTGTCTGTACCCTATTAAGGTTTATAGCTTTTTCTTACCTTGCCCTTGCTGTATATTTGATTTTAATGGGGAACTGCTTGTACTTGATATATCCCAATGTTCTTGGTTTCATAAGATGTGAAAACCAAGAACAGGTTTTTTTTTGCGGTGGTAAATAACACCATCATGCAAAGCATAACAGTTGGAAAATGGCAGATGAAAAATATTTTGCAGACGTGAATCACAATTGCTTAAAAATGGGTGAAAGCATTACAAATGGCGGAGAACTGGGACAATTTGTAGAGATGATAGTTTCATATTCATTTTCCTCTACTGTTGTGATTTGTGACAATATAACTGATAGTTGGCCATACCTTAAAGCATATAAAGAGGGTAAATCACTTCAATCTATCTACTTACCTCATCACTGCCAATATAATGTAGTAAAAATTGTGGGCAATCTGTGAGATACATTAAGTAGGCTATAGGGTCACATttgattgttttaaaatgataacCTCTGCCTTCAAATAAATAGcatttcaaagtgctgacaaCCTCATCAACCTCATGTTCAGAAATAACCACAAATTTGACCTTATTTTCAAGGCGTCTTATGAATCAGCCTTGTGTTGCATAATGGTCCTAGAAAGATCAATAACGATAGAGGGacaaacacactgttgtgaTAGGCACTGTAGGCTCCTTTCTTTCCCTCACACACAAAGTGTCagttcattttgtgtgtgtgtgtgtgtgtgtgtgtgtgtgtgtgtgtgtgtgtgtgtgtgtgtgtgtgtgtgtgtgtgtgtgtgtgtgtgtgtgtgtgtgcagggccagCCCGAGGCATAAGCGATACAAGCGGGCGCTTGGGGCCTCCTGACCGCCAGGGGGCCCCCTatcggaaaaaaaaaattataattaaaaataattaaaaataataataataataatattaaataacttAAACAAGTGACCTGATTGAATGAAATAAAGAATACATCAATACAAGAAAATTCTGATTTTACGATCAATATATCTGCCAGCGTTCGAGTCATTCATATCAACTGCGTGCTCAATCTGCTGACAGATAATTCGCGGTCATAGACAGACACTGCATAATACTCAAGGTTAAGTTGGAAGGGACATATATAAGCATGTCATCGTCAGGACGTATCTCTCTGGTGCCCAAAAACGGAAAAAGAAAAGGACAGAAGATGAGAAAAAAGAGCAAGATAAAGGTATGATTGCATgattatttaaaatatgttttgaaCTCATTTGAGGGAGGAGCAGCTCAAGCTATCATAGgagttagctagctagctagcgagTTAATGTCATCTTATATTTGCCATCACATGAGCTATATTCATCAACAGTGTATGTATCTCATTAATATACATTTATCTAGGTGTATATCAGATGTCAACGATATTGGCAGTGTTTAGGATGTTCAATCAAACATGTACTGCTAGCTCTTGCCAGGCTTAATCTAACGTTAGCTCGCTGACTGAGGTGGACATTAGCACTAGTAGCTAGCTACATGAAAACAGTACTGTTTTATAAATGTGACATAGTGGTGAGTCTGACAGCGACTAAGTGCAGAGTCTTAGTCCGTGAGATAACGGTTTATATTGGAGGAAACAGCTAAAGGTGAACTTAACCTTCTAGGTGTAAGGGATGCAAGCTAGCATTGCTGTGCCTGTGCACATTAGCAGAGCcagacagtaacggagtacatttacttgagtacagtacttaagtaaaattttgagggatctgtactttactcgagtatcattttttgggagtactcatgactttactcaagtacatttgagaggcaaatattgtactctttattccgttacatttctatccataaccgtgagtacccgtaatccttctgaaaaataaaaaataaaaggagaaaagaaaaatcacggaaaccctcaatttgttgtttccctctcaaacgtgattccctctcaaactgattaggacagccttcagcctatcagcaatcaccttcgctttccgccaactccatggtcagaattagatgagagacgattgttgatttgattgataaaaaaacggagaaactcacacatacatagaattgttagctgaattttcttttctgatattgcatatttatgtaagctgagcaattgtttttatgttcttgagtatactgttatactgtatactattgtgctattgccatggtaaaaagatgaaaattacttgattttactttcaattccttttacattctccaaggtgttaacatttttcataactccatgtagtacgtttctatacataaatgtaagcactgtggcagtagtaatgcaatatttagaaaaaatactcttgtactcttgatactcaagtacttttaaaaacaagtacttcagtacttttacttaagtagacatctgactgtagtacttttacttgtacttgagtaaaatttagcaaggggtatctgtacttttactcaagtaaggaagctgtgtactctgtccgcctctgcacGTTAGTAAAAGTGACATCTCAGCCAAAGATGGAGCACAATGTGCGCTCTGctctaactgtacgtccacaccaggagcgaccgctcacaaagtttcgctgcgaatttttctgttcgctttggtcgctcaagtcgctcatgacgtacaattcaattatgcagacgcatttaaaggagccgtatgcgtttagtaggccctacagacagccatatcaaatagtgaactctcccatacaccttggccatattgccgagacggttttgcttgttcgataaagtgcttcgacaacaagtaggacagtgattccccccaatacaaaaaaaatcctaaaatgtaggctaattacaaccgagaacaaaaaaccctgcgtgctgtagtagttaaaatatgtttcactgatctggatctgcaaatcatgatctgcactcattcgtcgcattcaaaacaaatagacattcgcgcacatggctaatttgcatacgcgcacaggactggttggctccgcaaggcaaataatggaacatatcgatctatctaggcttttctgtctatctatctatcaacgcgtgtctagttttaatgtgatgtattgtgtgtatgtccagtcagacttgttctgtgtggtgttgtaggctactgtcctgtgtgggccgaaccacctaaatggattcccgacgatttgtgtcgtttggtattaataaagacttgactaggctttccatctatctagactagatatatcccttatcatttatccctcgtcttgtcgattagtttgtttatgtgacgatttcaaaaacttttttggttttgtttaaagcatgctacacgcgattggttggttagattggtggcatggagagcaaattaaaatgattcccgcttaaatacgaacgttctagatgtagcctataaatactcccgcttatcatcacttgatatccaaaccactacggcgtttcgatctctgaactgaaaaggggtgggttcgtacaacaccgggtgcccagttacagccgcgattaatacttcagccgacattttgttcagtgagtgaataaaggtaggtaggaaccaaagtgcctgccgatgttccctgggatccacgcaagcgaagagcgtctacattccgattggctgtcagtgtttggccgctgaagcgaataatagtcatttgcataaagttaaaaagttttcaacttctttttgacgctctggtcgctcaactttggccgctggtagcgttggtcgctttggtcgctttggtcgctcttgcccatagaaagtgaatgacttccggcgatttggtcgctcaattcgcttctggtgtggacggacagtaagATCTTTGTTGAGAGAtggttttattttgtaattggaaATTGCTAACTTAATACGCATTTGCACAGttgcaaattatttatttaatatgttTGTGATCGTTTGTTTGGAATACAGAGGCactatcattatttattttttattttttaatgttatttttgataatattaatgtttgtgtattttgatTTCAGTTTAAGATTGCACATTTACAAATCTGTTGAAAGATCTGTTTATTAAACtgatactttaaaaaaaaatacaaatgctgttgtatttaattattttacaatttaactTCAGTAAACCACACTTGATGCTTCACTTTGAATatgaaagtttaaaataaatctgTGATCTAAGTGCCCTCTAAGGTTAAAAGGTGACTGTTTTGGTGTAAATAACGACTATAATAATACAGGGGTCTATCAAGGGACAAAAGTGAAAAAAGAATATTTTTGGCATGAGAGCACCTGAATGAGCCTTCCAGGCCCAAGAGGTCAAGGGGCACTGAAGCCCAAGCCCAAGTCACCATCTCAATAAGTCAAAAAGCAAAATGCTATGAATATGCTTATATTTAGGTATTTCCCTTCTCCAGCTGGCCATATaaaaaatacaggaaatcacATCTACGTAATTCAGTATTAATACAATTGATAATGTCAATTAATTCATTGTCAAATCATTGTAGTGTGACATTTTTGTCAATAATCGTCGAGCGCAAATGACTCCGCTAGGTGGGAGGGGGAGCCCCAATATCAAATTCTGCTTAGGGCCCCCGAAAGGCTTGggccggccctgtgtgtgtgtgtgtgtgcgcgcgtgtgtgtgtgtgtgtgtgtgtgtgtgtgtgcgtctttgtgtgtgtgtactgtgaaCTGATATGCAAGCACTAGGGATTGATATttttcataaacataacatattttcTATCCCGAGAACTGAAGCGCACATCCTGGGAATCTCTGGAACTGCACTTCTTTTACCTCAAAGGAGACATATTAaaggtgttttcccaacaagtgaacatagtatatgagttccagaaaacatgtttttgaagctgtttgccgGAAATAgcttttatgaaaaaaaatcttgcctaccgctattcccctctgttacATTCCCTTCGGAATgagctgtttctggtgtctgtagctttaatgcaaatgagctgctgcccattgacctatgagctgtcagagtgaaccccagcatggaggagaagtgactGTTGCCTTTTACGAACTCCTGGAGCTCCATATCTAtctaatataatatgatataatataatataatataatataatataatataatataatataatataatataatgataataataatacaaataataatatataggtatttaagacgcctcggatgatattatgaatcataaagactgcgtctgacgtctctggtagcctacttccacaacaagtaaacactCGTAGTGAGGCTTATCTCGGCCAtagttgagaagaattgggggaaaataactttggccttgactctctgaaggagctgagctgccggactgccgcagaGCTCCCCcggccggagctgccggactgcagccgtagcttcggcggcagtcggGCAGCTCCgtcggggggaactcggcggcagtccggcagctcagcagTCACATGGCAAAGTGACAAATTAGACATCTATTTTTGTATGGAAcatccctgcttctgaaatgcgcgaacatctccgcccagcgctcgtccgctggtcaaCAAAATCTTAGCCACGCTCTGATTGGACGGGGGTGGGTAAGttggaggtaatattcaaatgtgaccCCTTCcaacgtaggagggggcgccgaaactgactcgcttgtTTGGTAACTgcaggcggggtactttcagaaatgcatatctcgcTCAAAAAAATCATGcacagacttatttcaaagtttgtatgcgtgtgggagcactaGAGACCCAAaccaacaccccaaatcccaggaaaagtgttgttttcataatatgtccctcTTAAAACGTCAGCTACGGTCAAATCGCATTCGTCATATTTCAAGCAACATGGAGAAATATGCATCGGTTGGCAACCTGACAACTTAAGTGTATCATTTAGTGATAATAACTAATGCAAAATAACACCATTTATGTTCATCTACATTAGAATGATCATAGAATTTACCCTTCATGCAGCTTCAACTTTGCTTTGGCCCTAATGAATATCAAATGTCAAGTTCATCGCCTGAGATCAGTTTGCTTAGAACAGCCTTAATTATGGCAGTGATATTTGACCATTATTTGTTGTTTAAACAAAGATAATTCGTAAGACAACTCCTTTggtgtttttttaataattgtatCAAGCTGAGATGGATTCCATATAACCCTAGCTAAAGctgctgaatatatatattttttacctaAGCCTTTCAAAAAACTGCCAAAACTGTGGGTTGAATATTGAACAATCCCCTATATTTTAGGGCTATTCTAATATGTTCTAAATGGGTTATTCTTGTTCATTATTTCGATTTATTCTATTTAGCTGGAAACGGAAAATGGTTTGGATAGGTATTATTACCCTGGATTCAAATTGTGCATGACTGGATTGGACAAGCAAGAGGAGGAAAATAGAGTAGAATGAAAATAGATATGTATAAAATGAAAATGGCATGTCAAATGTATCAATGGACCCCATATCTGTTAGGTCAAGCAGCGCTTAAAAAACATAACACACAGGCCACCCGGCAAAAAAATCAATCACAATATAATGGTTATCGTTGCTATAACTGTTTTAACCGTCTGATTTGATTTTGTCCACCCCAGACGGCTTCTCTGCCTTCCGGGCCTTTCTGAAGACGGAGTTCAGCGATGAGAACATTGAATTCTGGATGGCGTGCGAGGACTACAAGAAAAACAAGAGTTCAACCAAGTTGGTGTCCAAAGCAAACAAGATCTATATGGAATTCATTGATGTCCAGGCCCCCAGAGAGGTACGTCTACACAAAAAAACTTTCATCTTGAACCAATGATTATATTGATCAAATCAATTTTTACTTCtcattcaaaataataaaaccaaTATAACCGAACTCTAAAGAATTTTGCGGGTCCTCTCTTCTGACTCTCAGTTGAGGTTGTTGTAAATAGGCGTTATCAGGAtctatttttcattttattatgCATGAATTGTATTTGTCTTTTTTGTTAATGTATAGCGCATCGTGTTTCATATTTTGCATAAATGTCATTTCGGAATAAAATTGGATTTTAATTGATGGGCATTACATGATTAGCATGCTAAAAGCAGGTACAGCAATCTGAACTTAATTTTCAAGTTACAAGCTAATGCTAATTCACCATAGGTGAACATTGACTACGGCACCAGGGAGAGGACTAGACAGAGCCTAGAAGACCCGTCCCCCAGCAGTCTGAACGAGGTCCAGGCCAAGGTCTACGGCCTCATGGAGAAAGACTCATACCCACGCTTCCTCAGGTCTTCAATGTACCAGGACATTGTCAACAGGACTCACGCGCACAACCAACGGAGATCGGTCTGACCAAGGCCTACACACACCAGCATGGACAAACCAAAAGTAATACCAGTGGACCAAGTACAGCAcctctaaatatatatgtgtgtttatgtgtgtatgtggtttttTCACCTTAAAGACTACAtcttcaattttctgaacttaCTGTGAATTTTGGATAGAACGGgttaaagagagtgagaggaaatTGATTGATTAAAATGTGTTGGTTGGCTGCACTAATAGGAACGTAACAACACTAGAGATATAGTATTattattcacattcacacaaaagAGAGTCAAAGGATAATATCCACATTCTTGAAAGAACAATAGTATTTGAGGTAACTGAGATAATAAAATGGCTTATCGTATTTGTCTTATCTTATGCTCATAGATAGTTATGATCAGTGTTGAACGTAATGAACACGCTAAAAGAGCGGCGTTCATTGAACACGCTTATATATTTGGTGAACGGTGAACTGAGCGTACCCGTTTGTGGCTAGTGAGCGTCGTTCACTCTTagggcccttacatagtcgacgcgaGCGACGCGCGTAAACGACGTGAGTGACGCGAGCGTCGCGCTTCCTTTCATAGTCTACACAGCATGCGCGAACGTCGCGGGCAATGCATGacatgcaatacaccactcACGCCATAGGTGGCAGCAGAGTCACCGGTGTTTTCGCGGGGGGACGTTCCAGGTGACGTTCCGATCAAAGTGGCTACGGAAGAAGAGTGATGCAGCGCAGAGATAGGCGGTGGTATGTGCGCCCTTTAAATCCCACACGAGATCAGgatggggaatttgtttctctggtgcttccaatgcgaagcatggacgaggagaggcatttccagtattttcggatgtttgatgatctcctttcgcgagtcataCGATATCTTCCAgactcaccaaaaccggcccttgtcagggagcagctggcagattattttttgtcagatgctggcgtgtttccccatcagtacaatgtgctacaattgggtatgcgcactgaacaataaatgtatatacattggtcacttggaagcatgacttttgattcattagttatcatgttacacaagttacctaatttggtttacgtcaaactcattaattcatatccatataaaatgtttatacaacgagctattgccttgacagatgaatgaattatttaagtgtaggcctatagccaaaggctttaagctatagcggATAATGTCCACAGAAAATATATGGTAGGCAACATTAtaagagaaaaggggtttatttatcaaatacagaaaattgtccaccatacacgcacacatttttcattcactacacactcacgctttcaaatttcattcactcaaagaggctactgaagttatgtttcacacagaacatggacatttatgtttcacatagaacgtgaacacaaaacattacgtaattaattcaaataggctaattctaaaacaaataaggccagcaatagaacgaatatcgggtgacaagaagatcattaaaatggctcacaatcccgcatcagctgtctGATATCGCGCATCAAAATAGAACTTTgaccctgtggaagggttcgcataaattgGCACAGATAATTAGTAAAAGAGACGTCAAGTCATTCTTATCACGTTCCCGCATCCTCTCATATGTTCTTCTGTAAATATTACCTATAGTAGTAATAATGTACAATATTTGCAGTATCGCCCCCACCGACAACGCTTGGTATTGCATGGATCGGCGCGTCGCGTATCAAAAATTTGGAGGACGCGTTTTGCTACGCTTCGACGCTTAATGGCGGCCGAAGCGTCGCGTCGCGTAGCCTTTTGGACGCGTAAGCGTAGCGttgcgtcgactatgtaagggccctTACGAACGATGCTTACTTGCCATGATTGGCCCTATATACAAGGctagattaaaaaaatgcattggaAGTTGCAAGTGAACTGAATCATGCGTCTATGATTTCACTTTATATTGGAAAGAATGTGTCTAAAAAGTGGATATGACTTTTAGGTGTTTATGACGTAGAAAGGAGGAATCAATCCTTCTCCAGGAAAACAGCATGAGCCTCAGCATGTCTTCCCCCTCCCATTATATCTCATCTTATtattgcatgtttgtgctgtgtgaACTCCTACCAGCGTGAAACCTTCTCAGAACC
It includes:
- the rgs8 gene encoding regulator of G-protein signaling 8 encodes the protein MKTRLGCLSNKSDSYSDFSEFLPPADVTAARCLKISTAEVVQWSESFDQLLSHKYGFSAFRAFLKTEFSDENIEFWMACEDYKKNKSSTKLVSKANKIYMEFIDVQAPREVNIDYGTRERTRQSLEDPSPSSLNEVQAKVYGLMEKDSYPRFLRSSMYQDIVNRTHAHNQRRSV